In Flavobacteriales bacterium, one genomic interval encodes:
- a CDS encoding 50S ribosomal protein L10: MATRTEKNQAIDILVEEIKGTNVLYLADTSSMNAEDTSILRRACHKQGIKLKVVKNTLLRKAMEQIDGKDYSELMPTLVGQTSVMYAEKGNAPAKLIKSLRTKEKTKPELKSAWIDEAVFIGDENLIMLTTLKGKEELIGDIIAMLQSPMTNVISGLQGGAGHKIGALLKTLEERAA; the protein is encoded by the coding sequence ATGGCAACACGTACCGAAAAGAACCAAGCAATTGACATCTTGGTAGAAGAGATCAAGGGCACCAACGTGCTTTACTTGGCAGATACCTCCAGCATGAATGCGGAGGACACCAGCATCCTACGCCGCGCTTGTCACAAGCAAGGCATTAAACTGAAGGTGGTAAAGAATACGCTCCTGCGTAAAGCAATGGAGCAGATCGATGGCAAGGATTACAGTGAATTGATGCCTACGTTAGTGGGACAGACCTCTGTGATGTATGCTGAGAAGGGAAACGCTCCCGCAAAGCTCATTAAAAGCCTGCGTACCAAGGAGAAGACTAAGCCGGAATTGAAAAGTGCTTGGATCGATGAGGCAGTATTCATCGGAGACGAGAACCTGATCATGCTCACGACCTTGAAAGGCAAAGAAGAACTTATTGGCGATATCATCGCCATGCTACAAAGTCCTATGACAAATGTTATCAGCGGCCTTCAAGGAGGTGCTGGACATAAGATCGGTGCTTTGCTTAAGACACTCGAAGAAAGAGCAGCTTAA
- the secE gene encoding preprotein translocase subunit SecE: MASIKTYVSESYNELVHKVSWPTWKDLQASAIVVLVSALIISLIIFLMDYIFGVQNMGQGDTNPWKGMIGFIYKLIQ; encoded by the coding sequence GTGGCAAGCATAAAAACATACGTTAGCGAAAGCTACAACGAGCTGGTTCACAAAGTGAGTTGGCCTACTTGGAAGGACCTACAAGCCAGCGCTATTGTTGTCCTGGTTTCAGCGTTGATCATATCGTTGATAATCTTTTTGATGGATTACATCTTCGGCGTTCAGAATATGGGCCAAGGGGATACCAATCCATGGAAAGGGATGATCGGTTTCATTTATAAACTGATCCAGTAA
- the rpoB gene encoding DNA-directed RNA polymerase subunit beta, whose translation MAQAKTSSKKSKRIDFGSSPASIQYPDFLDIQLKSFEEFFQIETLPEARVSEGLFKVFSENFPITDTRNQFVLEFLDYFVDPPRYSIDECIERGLTYSVPLKAKLKLYCTDPEHEDFETIVQDVYLGQIPYMTPKGSFVVNGAERVVVSQLHRSPGVFFGQSRHANGTKLYSARVIPFKGSWIEFATDINGVMYAYIDRKKKLPVTTLLRAIGYESDKDILEIFDLADEIKVTKANIKDAVGRKLAARVLKSWVEDFVDEDTGEVVSIERNEVMIDREVVIEESHVDEIVESGAKTIILHKAGVNAADYALIYNTLQKDTSNSEKEAVEVIYRQLRNAEPPDLETARGVIDKLFFSEQRYDLGEVGRYRINKKLGLESELSVRVLTKEDIIFIIKYLIELVNVKADVDDIDHLSNRRVRTVGEQLHAQFGVGLARMARTIRERMNVRDNEVFTPTDLINAKTLSSVINSFFGTNQLSQFMDQTNPLSEITHKRRMSALGPGGLSRERAGFEVRDVHYTHYGRLCTIETPEGPNIGLISSLCVYSKINSLGFIETPYRSVNEGKVDLKGDVTYLSAEEEDNKMIAQANAKINDKGDFQTDRVKARLMGDFPVVEPTELHLMDVAPNQIASIAASLIPFLEHNDANRALMGSNMMRQAVPLLRPEAPFVGTGLEELVARDSRVLLVAEGEGVVKYVDSDRIVIEYKRTDDERNVSFDGDEKEYKLTKFLKTNQSTCMNLRPVVTKGEKVSAGHTLCEGYGTEDGELAIGRNLQVAFMPWKGYNFEDAIVISERVASEDIFTSIHIDEYSMEVRDTKRGLEELTSDIPNVSEEATKDLDENGLIRIGAEIGEGDILIGKITPKGETDPSPEEKLLRAIFGDKAGDVKDASLKAPPSIKGVVIDKKLFARAVKDKKSKGSEKGVLEQIDKEYDKELATFNNHMVEKMMVLLEGMNSNGVFNKYKEEQIRKGVKFSAKVLSNVDFITVDPTEWTSEKKVNDQVRELIHNYNIRHGDISGVYKRKKFQVSIGDELPAGIIKLAKVYIAAKRKLTVGDKMAGRHGNKGIVAKIVRDADMPYLEDGTPVDIVLNPLGVPSRMNLGQIYETVLGWAGKKLGRKYATPIFDGATLDQINKETDEAGVPRNGKTYLYDGGTGVRFDQPATVGVIYMIKLAHMVDDKMHARSIGPYSLITQQPLGGKAQFGGQRFGEMEVWALEAFGAANILQEILTVKSDDVLGRAKAYEAIVKGEPLPTPGIPESFNVLLHELRGLGLNVSLE comes from the coding sequence ATGGCTCAGGCGAAGACCAGTTCCAAGAAAAGCAAACGCATCGATTTCGGCTCAAGCCCTGCATCGATCCAATATCCCGATTTCCTTGATATTCAGCTGAAAAGCTTTGAGGAATTCTTCCAAATTGAAACACTTCCAGAGGCGCGCGTGAGCGAGGGCCTCTTTAAAGTATTCAGCGAGAACTTCCCCATTACGGATACCCGTAACCAGTTCGTGCTGGAATTCCTCGATTACTTCGTGGATCCGCCACGCTATAGCATCGATGAATGCATAGAGCGTGGGTTGACCTACAGCGTGCCGCTTAAGGCCAAGTTGAAATTGTATTGTACCGATCCGGAGCACGAGGATTTTGAGACCATTGTACAGGACGTGTACCTTGGACAGATCCCGTACATGACCCCTAAAGGATCGTTCGTAGTGAACGGTGCTGAGCGTGTGGTCGTGAGCCAGTTGCACCGTAGCCCTGGTGTGTTCTTCGGCCAAAGCCGCCACGCCAACGGAACTAAATTGTATTCTGCCCGTGTTATCCCGTTCAAGGGTTCATGGATCGAATTTGCGACCGATATCAACGGTGTGATGTATGCTTACATCGACCGTAAAAAGAAATTGCCCGTAACCACACTGTTACGTGCTATCGGTTACGAGAGTGATAAGGACATTCTGGAGATCTTTGACCTGGCTGACGAGATCAAGGTGACCAAAGCCAATATCAAAGACGCAGTGGGCCGTAAACTGGCTGCTCGCGTTCTAAAATCCTGGGTAGAGGATTTCGTGGATGAAGACACCGGTGAGGTGGTAAGCATCGAGCGTAACGAGGTGATGATCGACCGTGAGGTGGTCATTGAAGAGTCTCACGTTGATGAGATCGTGGAGAGTGGAGCTAAAACGATCATCCTGCACAAAGCTGGAGTGAATGCCGCAGACTATGCATTGATCTATAACACCTTACAAAAGGATACCTCGAATTCCGAGAAGGAAGCTGTAGAGGTGATCTACCGCCAATTGCGTAATGCGGAACCACCTGATCTGGAAACGGCTCGTGGTGTTATCGACAAGTTGTTCTTCAGTGAGCAGCGCTATGACCTTGGTGAGGTAGGTCGCTATAGGATAAACAAGAAGTTGGGCCTTGAAAGTGAACTGAGCGTGAGGGTGTTGACGAAGGAGGATATCATCTTCATCATCAAGTACCTGATCGAGTTGGTGAACGTCAAAGCTGATGTGGACGATATCGACCACTTGAGCAATCGTCGTGTACGTACCGTGGGTGAGCAATTGCACGCCCAATTCGGCGTTGGTCTGGCCCGTATGGCCCGTACCATCCGCGAGCGCATGAACGTGCGTGACAACGAGGTATTTACACCTACGGACCTGATCAATGCAAAGACCTTGAGCTCGGTGATCAACTCGTTCTTCGGAACGAACCAGTTGAGCCAGTTCATGGACCAAACGAACCCTCTAAGTGAGATCACTCACAAGCGCCGTATGTCGGCGCTTGGACCCGGTGGTCTAAGCCGTGAGCGTGCAGGTTTCGAAGTGCGTGACGTTCACTATACCCACTATGGTCGTTTATGTACCATTGAGACCCCTGAGGGACCGAACATTGGTCTGATCAGTTCACTGTGTGTTTATAGCAAGATCAATTCACTCGGCTTCATCGAGACACCTTACCGCTCGGTTAACGAGGGGAAAGTGGACCTGAAAGGTGATGTAACCTATCTCAGTGCCGAGGAAGAAGACAACAAGATGATCGCGCAGGCTAATGCGAAGATCAACGATAAGGGCGATTTCCAGACCGACCGTGTTAAAGCGCGGTTGATGGGCGACTTCCCAGTAGTGGAGCCGACCGAACTGCATCTGATGGACGTTGCTCCGAACCAGATCGCGTCCATTGCAGCTAGCTTGATCCCGTTCTTGGAGCACAATGACGCCAACCGTGCGTTGATGGGATCGAACATGATGCGCCAAGCCGTGCCTTTGTTGCGGCCGGAAGCGCCATTCGTTGGCACCGGACTAGAGGAATTGGTAGCTCGCGACAGCCGCGTTTTGCTCGTTGCTGAAGGTGAAGGCGTTGTGAAGTATGTTGACAGCGACCGGATCGTGATCGAGTACAAGCGTACGGACGATGAGCGTAACGTAAGCTTCGATGGTGACGAGAAAGAATACAAGCTCACCAAATTCTTGAAGACCAACCAAAGCACATGCATGAACCTTCGTCCGGTAGTTACCAAGGGCGAGAAGGTGAGTGCGGGCCATACCCTTTGCGAAGGATATGGAACTGAAGATGGCGAATTGGCGATCGGTCGTAACCTACAAGTGGCATTCATGCCATGGAAGGGCTACAACTTCGAGGATGCGATCGTGATCAGTGAGCGCGTGGCCAGTGAAGACATCTTCACCAGCATCCATATCGATGAGTACAGCATGGAGGTGCGCGATACGAAGCGTGGCCTAGAGGAATTGACCTCTGATATCCCGAACGTATCCGAAGAAGCAACCAAGGATCTGGACGAGAACGGTCTGATCCGTATTGGTGCTGAGATCGGTGAAGGTGATATCCTTATCGGTAAGATCACTCCGAAAGGAGAGACCGACCCAAGCCCAGAGGAGAAATTGCTCCGTGCGATCTTCGGTGATAAGGCCGGTGATGTGAAGGACGCGAGCTTGAAGGCTCCGCCAAGCATCAAAGGTGTTGTGATCGACAAAAAACTCTTCGCGCGTGCCGTGAAGGATAAAAAGTCCAAAGGCAGCGAGAAGGGTGTTCTTGAGCAGATCGATAAAGAATACGATAAGGAATTGGCCACGTTCAACAACCACATGGTTGAGAAGATGATGGTCCTTCTGGAAGGTATGAACAGCAATGGCGTGTTCAACAAATACAAAGAGGAACAGATCCGGAAGGGCGTGAAGTTCAGCGCAAAGGTTCTATCCAACGTGGACTTCATCACGGTGGATCCAACTGAATGGACCTCTGAGAAAAAGGTTAACGATCAAGTTCGTGAGCTGATCCACAACTACAATATTCGCCACGGCGATATCAGCGGTGTGTACAAGCGCAAGAAGTTCCAAGTGAGCATCGGCGATGAACTGCCAGCAGGTATCATCAAATTGGCGAAAGTCTATATTGCTGCGAAGCGTAAGCTTACCGTTGGTGATAAGATGGCAGGCCGCCACGGAAACAAAGGTATCGTTGCCAAGATCGTTCGCGATGCGGATATGCCTTACTTGGAGGATGGTACTCCGGTGGATATCGTTCTTAATCCATTGGGCGTACCTAGCCGTATGAACTTGGGGCAGATCTATGAGACCGTATTGGGCTGGGCCGGTAAGAAACTGGGTCGCAAGTATGCGACACCGATCTTCGATGGTGCCACTTTGGATCAGATCAATAAGGAAACGGACGAAGCAGGTGTTCCACGTAACGGTAAGACCTACCTATACGATGGTGGAACCGGTGTTCGTTTCGACCAACCAGCTACCGTGGGTGTGATCTACATGATCAAACTGGCACACATGGTGGATGACAAGATGCATGCTCGTTCCATTGGACCGTATAGCTTGATCACCCAGCAGCCGCTCGGTGGTAAGGCACAGTTCGGTGGACAGCGCTTCGGTGAGATGGAGGTGTGGGCATTGGAGGCATTCGGTGCCGCTAATATCCTGCAAGAGATCCTGACCGTTAAGAGTGATGATGTCTTGGGACGTGCAAAGGCCTACGAGGCTATTGTGAAGGGAGAACCCCTTCCGACCCCTGGAATTCCGGAATCCTTCAACGTTCTGCTCCACGAACTGCGTGGATTGGGATTGAATGTTTCATTGGAGTAA
- the rplK gene encoding 50S ribosomal protein L11, producing the protein MKEVSGLIKLQIKGGAANPSPPVGPALGAKGVNIMEFCKQFNARTQDKAGKVLPAVITVYSDKSFDFVIKTPPAAVQIIDAAKIKGGSGIPHSQKVGSVSWDQVKAIAEDKMPDLNCFSVESAMRMVAGTARSMGVTVTGDQPF; encoded by the coding sequence ATGAAAGAAGTATCGGGCCTCATTAAACTCCAGATCAAGGGAGGAGCGGCCAACCCATCACCACCGGTCGGACCAGCTCTTGGTGCCAAAGGGGTCAACATCATGGAATTCTGCAAGCAGTTCAATGCACGTACGCAGGACAAGGCAGGTAAAGTTCTTCCTGCAGTGATCACCGTTTACAGCGACAAGTCGTTCGACTTCGTGATCAAAACGCCACCAGCTGCGGTGCAGATCATCGATGCTGCCAAGATCAAAGGCGGTAGTGGTATTCCTCACAGTCAAAAAGTGGGAAGCGTTTCTTGGGATCAGGTGAAAGCCATTGCCGAGGACAAAATGCCAGACCTCAATTGCTTCTCTGTAGAAAGCGCCATGCGAATGGTAGCAGGAACTGCTCGTAGCATGGGTGTAACAGTAACAGGAGATCAACCATTCTAA
- the nusG gene encoding transcription termination/antitermination factor NusG has protein sequence MAETTTSTKKWYVVRAISGKEKKVKELIDTEIRRSTLGNHVAQVLIPMEKFFQIRDGKKVSKERNFFPGYVLMEADLTGEIAHTIKQMPNVIGFLGAEKGGEPMPLRQAEVNRILGTVDELADADESNHNPFHMGETVKVIDGPFNGFNGMIEEINEEKKKLKVMVKIFGRKTPLELSFMQVEKEM, from the coding sequence ATGGCCGAGACGACTACATCAACTAAAAAGTGGTACGTGGTACGTGCCATCAGCGGTAAGGAGAAGAAGGTGAAGGAATTGATCGATACGGAGATCCGTCGTTCAACCCTCGGCAACCATGTGGCTCAAGTGCTTATCCCGATGGAGAAGTTCTTCCAGATCCGCGACGGTAAGAAAGTGAGCAAGGAGCGTAATTTCTTTCCAGGTTATGTTCTTATGGAAGCGGATCTGACCGGTGAGATCGCTCACACGATCAAGCAAATGCCGAATGTTATCGGCTTTCTTGGCGCTGAAAAGGGCGGAGAGCCAATGCCATTGCGGCAGGCAGAAGTGAACCGGATCCTCGGAACGGTTGATGAACTTGCCGATGCTGATGAAAGCAACCATAACCCGTTCCATATGGGTGAGACCGTTAAGGTCATCGATGGGCCTTTCAATGGTTTCAACGGAATGATCGAGGAGATCAACGAAGAAAAGAAGAAACTTAAAGTAATGGTGAAGATCTTCGGACGGAAGACTCCGCTTGAACTGAGCTTCATGCAAGTAGAAAAAGAAATGTGA
- a CDS encoding 50S ribosomal protein L1 — MAQMTKKRKAALAMYDATKIYTLDEATEIVKKVSNTKFDGTVDIAVRLGVDPKKSTEMVRGTVSLPHGTGRDVRVLVLADPAKVEEAVAAGADMAGLDDYVEKIKGGWTDVDVIICTPAVMAKVGALGRVLGPRGLMPNPKTGTVTMDVAKAVKDVKAGKIDFKVDKAGVIHAVIGKASFDAAKLSENANEILLTLAKLKPSTAKGAYIRSISISSTMSPSVLVDTRTVQVA, encoded by the coding sequence ATGGCACAGATGACCAAAAAGCGCAAAGCGGCGCTGGCGATGTACGACGCCACCAAGATCTACACGCTTGATGAGGCTACGGAGATCGTGAAGAAAGTAAGTAATACCAAATTCGATGGTACAGTGGATATTGCTGTTCGATTGGGCGTGGATCCAAAGAAGAGCACCGAAATGGTGCGGGGTACCGTGAGCTTGCCACATGGCACAGGTCGTGATGTCCGAGTACTTGTATTGGCTGATCCTGCGAAAGTGGAGGAAGCCGTTGCAGCTGGTGCTGACATGGCCGGTCTGGACGACTACGTTGAAAAGATCAAAGGCGGTTGGACCGATGTGGATGTGATCATTTGCACGCCGGCCGTTATGGCCAAAGTGGGTGCTTTGGGTCGTGTTCTCGGACCGCGTGGTCTTATGCCGAACCCGAAAACGGGTACTGTGACCATGGATGTGGCCAAAGCCGTGAAGGACGTCAAGGCCGGTAAGATCGACTTCAAAGTGGATAAAGCAGGTGTGATACATGCCGTTATAGGCAAGGCTTCATTCGACGCAGCCAAGTTGAGCGAGAACGCCAACGAGATCCTTCTTACCCTGGCCAAGCTGAAACCAAGCACAGCTAAGGGCGCATACATCAGAAGCATTAGCATTAGTAGTACAATGAGCCCAAGTGTGTTGGTTGATACCCGCACAGTTCAAGTGGCCTGA
- the rplL gene encoding 50S ribosomal protein L7/L12, with protein MADIKSIGDQLVGLTVKEVSELAQYLKDEYKIEPAAAAVAVAGPAAGGGEAAIVQTSFDVILKASGANKLQVVKLVKELTGLGLKEAKDLVDGAPKPLKEGVSKEDAESLKQQLTEAGAEVEVK; from the coding sequence ATGGCAGACATCAAATCAATCGGCGACCAACTCGTTGGCCTAACAGTAAAAGAGGTTAGTGAACTCGCTCAATACCTGAAAGACGAATACAAGATCGAACCAGCAGCCGCGGCTGTTGCTGTAGCTGGCCCAGCGGCCGGTGGTGGCGAAGCTGCTATCGTGCAGACGAGCTTTGACGTTATCCTTAAGGCTAGCGGAGCTAACAAGCTTCAAGTAGTCAAACTGGTGAAAGAACTTACCGGTCTCGGATTGAAAGAGGCGAAAGACCTAGTGGACGGTGCCCCTAAGCCGCTGAAGGAAGGTGTATCCAAAGAGGATGCAGAAAGTCTGAAGCAGCAATTGACGGAAGCCGGAGCAGAAGTTGAGGTTAAGTAA